A single region of the Populus nigra chromosome 2, ddPopNigr1.1, whole genome shotgun sequence genome encodes:
- the LOC133683196 gene encoding thioredoxin-like protein AAED1, chloroplastic has translation MAMISPIALLQVPSPTCLSSAKYAQFLSVTTTPTFSPKRTPLTLITTRSAKKPSRLIMGASASSFSADIGAVLSDVSIFTTAGQPVMFKDLWDQNEGIAVVALLRHFGCPCCWELASSLKESKEKFDSSGVKLIAIGIGTPDKARLLAERLPFPMDCLYADPERKAYDVLGLYYGLGRTFFNPASAKVFSRFDALQKAVKNYTIEATPDDRSGVLQQGGMFVFKGKQLLYARKDEGTGDHAPLDDIFEICCKVPVA, from the exons ATGGCGATGATATCTCCAATAGCACTGCTGCAAGTACCATCACCTACCTGTCTTTCCTCTGCAAAATATGCCCAATTTCTCTCAGTAACAACCACCCCTACTTTCTCTCCCAAAAGAACACCCCTTACTCTTATCACTACCCGCAGTGCTAAGAAACCCTCACGTCTCATCATGGGGGCCTCTGCATCCAGTTTCTCAGCAGACATAGGTGCAGTCCTAAGTGATGTTAGCATTTTTACCACTGCTGGTCAACCTGTCATGTTTAAGGATCTCTGGGACCAAAACGAG GGAATTGCTGTTGTTGCCCTTTTGAGACACTTTGGATGTCCTTGCTG TTGGGAACTTGCTTCGTCATTAAAGGAATCGAAAGAAAAATTCGATTCATCCGGGGTCAAGCTAATTGCAATTGGTATCGGTACTCCTGATAAAGCTCGTTTGCTGGCTGAAAGG TTACCATTTCCAATGGATTGCCTTTATGCTGATCCTGAGCGCAAg GCTTATGATGTCTTGGGCTTATACTATGGTCTTGGACGAACATTCTTCAATCCAGCTAGT GCTAAGGTTTTTTCAAGATTTGATGCTCTGCAAAAAGCTGTGAAAAATTACACCATCGAAGCCACCCCAGATGATAGAAGTGGTGTACTGCAACAG GGAGGAATGTTTGTTTTCAAAGGGAAGCAGTTACTGTATGCCAGGAAAGATGAAGGGACAGGAGATCATGCCCCGTTAGATGATATCTTTGAGATTTGCTGCAAAGTTCCTGTTGCTTGA